Proteins co-encoded in one Quercus robur chromosome 8, dhQueRobu3.1, whole genome shotgun sequence genomic window:
- the LOC126695635 gene encoding uncharacterized protein LOC126695635 gives MEFQAFQDNAWYEVELVSNGDILTIKYKNFADEWDEIYHVGRFDTVKEIEDFGARFRRSSVQLQDGECRKVVAGMKVCATHYTDSGEVKFYDATVHEVQKIQHSFKNGEEECYCIFVLLWQHGPAKGTKTYASVASICLIRHIQGLVDQALDSFLKIARERLGIAPHNQDSYVQKGPVCEGPGTSSSCQTNSFIDVDAFFEKLRRVRRFRCAARTFQGRLNGQCKK, from the coding sequence atggAATTCCAAGCATTCCAGGACAATGCTTGGTACGAGGTTGAATTGGTAAGCAATGGTGACATACTCACCATTAAGTACAAGAACTTTGCGGACGAATGGGATGAGATATATCATGTGGGGAGATTCGATACTGTCAAAGAGATAGAGGATTTCGGGGCCAGGTTTCGACGCAGTAGCGTGCAGTTGCAAGATGGGGAGTGCAGGAAAGTCGTCGCGGGCATGAAAGTTTGCGCCACGCATTATACTGATAGTGGGGAAGTTAAATTCTACGATGCTACTGTTCACGAGGTGCAAAAGATCCAACATTCGTTTAAGAATGGAGAAGAAGAGTGTTATTGCATATTTGTGCTTCTGTGGCAACATGGTCCTGCAAAAGGCACAAAAACATATGCAAGTGTTGCTAGTATTTGCCTGATCCGACATATACAAGGGCTTGTTGATCAAGCCCTCGACTCCTTCTTGAAGATAGCAAGAGAGAGACTGGGAATTGCACCCCATAATCAGGATTCTTATGTTCAAAAAGGTCCGGTATGTGAAGGCCCAGGTACTTCATCATCTTGTCAAACAAATTCTTTCATAGATGTTGATgcattttttgagaaattaaggAGAGTCAGACGGTTTAGATGTGCGGCCAGAACTTTTCAAGGGAGGCTTAATGGTCAATGTAAAAAGTGA
- the LOC126695639 gene encoding uncharacterized protein LOC126695639, translated as MMWDRRVLERTEVLVGSFSVSIRWQGVGDGFSWACSGVYGPIDNNARGLMWDELVGVQHYWNVPWCCIGGFNIVRLPSERLGNSRLTPAMELFSEFIEDLNLIDLPLEGGSFTWSSGSERPSMSRIDRVLVSHDWEEQYPDVTQRILPRPVSDHFPILVEVGGMARGKSPFRFENMWLKTDGFTDRVQSWWSRHSFSGTPSFVFAKKLKALKEDIVQWNRLEFGHVGCKKTHLLETLKLLDVKEGEIGLSEAEICERAVMRSEVENLLSMEEIS; from the coding sequence ATGATGTGGGATAGAAGGGTTTTAGAGAGGACGGAGGTTTTGGTGGGCTCTTTCTCTGTGTCTATTCGGTGGCAAGGGGTGGGGGACGGTTTCAGTTGGGCGTGTTCGGGGGTTTATGGCCCAATAGATAACAATGCGAGGGGGTTAATGTGGGACGAGTTGGTAGGTGTTCAGCATTACTGGAATGTCCCTTGGTGTTGCATTGGGGGTTTCAATATTGTCCGCCTCCCTAGTGAACGGTTGGGTAATTCTCGTCTTACTCCGGCTATGGAACTTTTTTCGGAGTTCATTGAGGATCTTAATTTGATAGATTTGCCTTTGGAGGGAGGGAGCTTTACTTGGTCTAGCGGGTCAGAGAGGCCTTCGATGTCCAGGATAGACAGAGTTTTGGTGTCTCATGATTGGGAGGAGCAATATCCGGATGTGACCCAACGGATTCTCCCTCGTCCTGTTTCTGACCATTTTCCAATTCTAGTGGAGGTAGGGGGAATGGCGAGGGGGAAAAGTCCGTTTaggtttgagaatatgtggcttaAGACGGATGGGTTTACCGATAGAGTTCAGTCTTGGTGGAGTCGGCATTCTTTCTCTGGCACTCCTAGTTTTGTTTTTGCCAAAAAGTTGAAGGCTTTGAAAGAGGACATCGTTCAGTGGAACCGATTGGAGTTTGGTCATGTTGGTTGCAAAAAGACTCATTTATTAGAGACTTTGAAATTGTTAGATGTCAAGGAAGGGGAAATTGGCCTCTCAGAGGCAGAGATTTGTGAGAGAGCTGTGATGAGATCGGAAGTGGAAAATCTTCTCTCTATGGAAGAAATCTCTTAG
- the LOC126695636 gene encoding ras-related protein RABA1f, with amino-acid sequence MGAYRADDDYDYLFKVVLIGDSGVGKSNLLSRFTRNEFSLESKSTIGVEFATRSIHVDDKVVKAQIWDTAGQERYRAITSAYYRGAVGALLVYDVTRHVTFENVERWLKELRDHTDSNIVIMLVGNKADLRHLRAVSTEDATAFAERENTFFMETSALESLNVENAFTEVLSQIYRVVSRKALDVGDDPGALPKGQTINVGSKDDVSAVKKVGCCSA; translated from the exons atgggggCGTATAGAGCGGATGACGACTACGACTACCTATTCAAGGTGGTGCTAATCGGCGACTCAGGCGTCGGCAAGTCCAATCTGCTTTCCAGGTTCACGCGAAACGAGTTCAGCCTCGAGTCCAAATCTACCATCGGCGTCGAATTCGCTACGCGTAGCATTCATGTCgatgacaaggtcgtcaaggccCAGATTTGGGATACCGCCGGCCAAGAAAG ATATCGTGCAATCACAAGTGCATACTACAGAGGAGCTGTTGGTGCATTGCTTGTCTATGATGTCACTAGACATGTCACTTTTGAAAATGTGGAGAGATGGTTAAAGGAGCTTCGTGATCATACTGATTCCAACATTGTCATCATGCTTGTGGGAAACAAGGCAGATTTGCGTCACTTGCGTGCTGTTTCAACTGAGGATGCCACAGCTTTTGCTGAGAGAGAGAATACCTTTTTCATGGAAACCTCTGCCCTAGAGTCCTTGAATGTGGAAAATGCCTTCACTGAAGTGCTCTCTCAGATATATCGTGTAGTCAGCAGGAAGGCTCTTGATGTTGGGGATGACCCAGGAGCCTTGCCCAAGGGACAGACTATTAATGTTGGCTCTAAAGATGATGTATCAGCCGTGAAAAAAGTTGGATGCTGCTCTGCATAG